The Candidatus Hydrogenedentota bacterium genome includes a region encoding these proteins:
- a CDS encoding putative ABC exporter domain-containing protein: protein MAVMHPALWKLSRLRLTGMKRRVFRGAKTPRGAIFFVVGVIMIGLWLGPTVVMSFALPKDPNDLARLHSLAPMIILGMCILSLATSAGERAIYFSPGEVDFLFAGPFGRRELLIYKILGGLAGVVFSATIFSIMFARMAASWHAAYLGTFLGIVFVQQFTMAFILLGQTMAEHAYTRVRKAFLYGVGALVAVAVGQVLMLRSSGNALEVIQRAHESSFLKYVLLPLEPFARTMTAAAPADLALWGAVSLAVDLALFLFVIRLDAEYREAAVHVSQKMYDRIKRAQRSGMAQTSKAGAKMRRVSQFPYWFGAGPVAWRQAVNLVRNSRSIVVFMLFMGIGVALPFSGKQGDAAQVWALIAGLMVWLTIFLSTMLRYDFRSDIEQMDWLKMMPLRASAIVAGQFVVPVALCSLLQIGLVAAAVAYAGRPGALLLAILFAPPLNTLLIAVDNILFLLFPTRLAAFSPGDIQLFGRQLLFMLLKVISVALACGVAALAGGAAYLALGASVTAFVAVSWIIMMLFSISMIPLAAWVFRRFDVSMDTPA, encoded by the coding sequence ATGGCAGTAATGCATCCCGCTCTATGGAAACTATCGCGCCTGCGCCTGACCGGCATGAAGCGCCGCGTGTTCCGTGGCGCCAAGACGCCCCGCGGCGCCATCTTCTTTGTCGTAGGCGTCATCATGATCGGGCTGTGGCTCGGGCCCACTGTTGTCATGTCGTTTGCCTTGCCAAAGGACCCGAACGATCTGGCAAGGCTCCATTCGCTTGCGCCGATGATTATTCTGGGTATGTGCATTCTCTCGCTGGCCACCTCCGCGGGCGAACGCGCCATCTACTTTAGTCCGGGCGAAGTGGACTTTCTGTTTGCGGGCCCATTCGGCCGGCGCGAATTACTGATCTACAAGATTCTGGGCGGACTGGCAGGCGTTGTTTTCAGCGCGACTATCTTCTCGATCATGTTCGCGCGCATGGCGGCATCGTGGCATGCGGCATATCTCGGCACGTTCCTCGGCATCGTGTTTGTGCAGCAGTTTACGATGGCGTTCATTCTGCTTGGCCAGACAATGGCCGAACATGCCTACACGCGCGTGCGCAAAGCTTTCTTGTACGGCGTCGGCGCATTGGTCGCCGTGGCGGTCGGACAAGTCCTGATGCTCCGCAGTTCGGGCAACGCGCTTGAGGTGATTCAGCGCGCGCACGAGTCGTCCTTCCTCAAGTACGTTCTCTTGCCGCTGGAACCTTTCGCGCGAACCATGACGGCGGCCGCCCCCGCGGATTTGGCGTTGTGGGGCGCGGTCTCGTTGGCCGTAGATCTCGCGCTCTTCCTGTTTGTCATTCGATTGGATGCCGAATACCGCGAAGCGGCGGTTCATGTCAGCCAGAAGATGTACGACCGCATCAAACGCGCCCAGCGCAGTGGCATGGCGCAGACCTCGAAGGCCGGCGCGAAGATGCGCCGGGTGTCGCAGTTCCCGTATTGGTTCGGCGCGGGTCCTGTTGCCTGGAGGCAAGCCGTCAATCTCGTGCGCAACTCGCGAAGCATCGTTGTCTTCATGTTGTTCATGGGGATCGGCGTCGCCTTGCCGTTTTCCGGTAAGCAGGGAGACGCGGCCCAGGTCTGGGCATTGATAGCAGGCTTGATGGTCTGGTTGACCATCTTCCTCAGCACGATGCTCCGTTACGACTTCCGATCGGACATCGAGCAAATGGACTGGCTCAAGATGATGCCCTTGCGCGCGAGCGCCATCGTGGCGGGTCAATTCGTGGTCCCCGTGGCCTTGTGCAGCCTCCTGCAAATTGGACTCGTCGCGGCGGCCGTGGCGTATGCCGGGCGCCCGGGCGCGTTGCTGCTCGCGATCCTGTTCGCGCCGCCCTTGAACACGCTGCTGATCGCCGTCGACAACATCCTCTTCCTATTGTTTCCAACTCGGCTCGCTGCGTTTAGTCCGGGAGACATTCAGCTCTTTGGACGGCAGCTCCTGTTCATGCTGCTCAAGGTCATTTCCGTGGCCTTGGCGTGTGGTGTCGCCGCGCTTGCAGGAGGCGCCGCTTACTTGGCCCTGGGCGCCTCCGTGACCGCCTTCGTCGCCGTAAGCTGGATTATCATGATGCTCTTCAGCATCTCGATGATCCCCCTGGCTGCGTGGGTGTTCCGCCGATTCGACGTCAGCATGGACACGCCTGCATAA